In Actinoplanes sp. NBC_00393, a single genomic region encodes these proteins:
- a CDS encoding acyl-CoA thioesterase translates to MRWSDMDAYGHVNNARFLTLYEEARVAMFFIGAKEHGLGSFEEGIVIARHEIDYLRPVDFGDPVRIEMWISEQRAAAFTVSYELFDDGVLASRAKSVCVPYNLVKGHPRRLSDEEKEFLAPYTEDRS, encoded by the coding sequence GTGCGCTGGTCCGACATGGACGCGTACGGGCACGTCAACAACGCCCGCTTCCTCACTCTCTACGAGGAGGCCCGGGTGGCGATGTTCTTCATCGGCGCCAAGGAGCACGGGCTGGGCTCGTTCGAAGAGGGCATCGTGATCGCCCGGCACGAGATCGACTACCTGCGGCCGGTGGACTTCGGTGACCCGGTCCGGATCGAGATGTGGATCTCGGAGCAGCGCGCGGCGGCGTTCACGGTCTCCTACGAGCTGTTCGACGACGGGGTGCTGGCCAGCCGGGCGAAGTCGGTGTGTGTGCCGTACAACCTGGTCAAGGGGCACCCGCGGCGGCTCTCGGACGAGGAGAAGGAGTTCCTGGCGCCCTACACCGAGGACCGGTCATGA
- a CDS encoding YbjN domain-containing protein produces the protein MPWWSWRPGSAAGNEPDTGGEVAVQSTVRVGVPAQREPSRTGVPSELSTAASSDAVAPVSLTRIGKALDMLDIRFLADGGGSLLAMWERHAVLFTLEGPDDEILVMRARPHATVPPDWADRAYRVVNEWNHTRRFCKAYVGDPTERGQLPIYAELQVPLAAGAHDSLVVELLDCGAAVATSFVDWLHDEGALL, from the coding sequence ATGCCGTGGTGGTCATGGCGTCCGGGATCGGCCGCGGGTAACGAGCCGGATACCGGTGGCGAGGTTGCGGTGCAGAGCACCGTCCGCGTCGGTGTCCCAGCTCAACGCGAGCCATCCCGTACCGGAGTTCCATCCGAATTGTCCACGGCCGCATCCTCCGATGCGGTCGCACCGGTGTCGCTGACGCGCATCGGCAAGGCGCTCGACATGCTCGACATCCGATTCCTCGCCGACGGCGGCGGCAGCCTGCTGGCGATGTGGGAGCGGCACGCCGTGCTGTTCACGCTCGAGGGTCCGGACGACGAGATCCTGGTCATGCGCGCCCGCCCGCACGCCACGGTCCCCCCGGACTGGGCGGACCGGGCCTACCGCGTGGTGAACGAGTGGAATCACACGCGGCGTTTCTGCAAGGCCTACGTGGGCGACCCGACCGAGCGGGGGCAGCTGCCGATCTACGCGGAGCTGCAGGTCCCGCTGGCGGCCGGGGCACACGATTCGCTGGTGGTGGAGCTGCTGGACTGCGGCGCCGCCGTGGCGACGTCCTTCGTCGACTGGCTGCACGACGAAGGGGCTCTGCTTTGA
- a CDS encoding delta-60 repeat domain-containing protein: MRRRLLAAAAVAVVAVPALATTPPAVADRAHSSVVSTNPVDWTPHVLDGTVWALALVGDTVVVSGAFTKVTDSSRRHTFARKNIFAFGLHDGVIRTFAPEVDGAIYSLAAGPDHSVYIGGAFKNVNGTAQRGLARISLRDGERVGSFAPKVNWGDVRALAVRGDRLYAGGTFSAINGARRVGLARLNTATGAVDPNFDARLSGPGLKRVRVEHFDVSPDGRRLVAIGAFLRSGSYDRTQIALFDVGGPAAQLTSWYTDAFKPMCMKGFDTYLRQVKFSPDASYIVVAATGRASSAQKLCDSAARFETRAGGRQNPTWVQRTGGDSLYAVAITGPAVYLGGHQRWFDNPYGTDGNGPGPGAVSRPGIGAVSPRTGKALPWNPTRSRGVGVRAFLTVPQGLLVGSDTDQLGREYHGRLGMFPLS; encoded by the coding sequence ATGCGTCGTCGTCTGCTCGCAGCCGCCGCCGTGGCGGTCGTCGCCGTTCCGGCGCTGGCCACCACCCCGCCGGCGGTTGCCGACCGTGCCCATTCGTCGGTGGTCTCCACCAACCCGGTCGACTGGACGCCGCACGTGCTGGACGGCACAGTGTGGGCGCTGGCCCTGGTCGGCGACACCGTGGTCGTCAGCGGGGCGTTCACGAAGGTGACCGACAGCAGCCGCCGGCACACCTTCGCCCGCAAGAACATCTTCGCCTTCGGCCTGCACGACGGCGTCATCCGGACGTTCGCCCCGGAGGTGGACGGCGCCATCTACTCGCTGGCGGCCGGCCCGGACCACTCGGTGTACATCGGCGGCGCGTTCAAGAACGTCAACGGCACCGCCCAGCGCGGGCTGGCAAGGATCTCGCTGCGGGACGGCGAACGGGTCGGCTCGTTCGCGCCCAAGGTCAACTGGGGTGACGTGCGGGCGCTGGCCGTCCGCGGCGACCGGCTCTACGCCGGCGGCACGTTCTCGGCGATCAACGGGGCGCGGCGGGTCGGTCTGGCCCGGCTCAACACGGCCACCGGGGCGGTCGACCCGAACTTCGACGCCCGGCTCTCCGGTCCCGGCCTCAAGCGGGTCCGGGTGGAGCACTTCGACGTGTCGCCGGACGGGCGCCGGCTGGTCGCCATCGGCGCGTTCCTCCGGTCCGGCAGCTACGACCGTACGCAGATCGCGCTCTTCGACGTCGGCGGCCCGGCAGCCCAGCTGACCAGCTGGTACACCGACGCGTTCAAGCCGATGTGCATGAAGGGCTTCGACACCTACCTGCGGCAGGTGAAGTTCTCGCCGGACGCCTCGTACATCGTGGTGGCCGCCACCGGCCGGGCCTCCTCGGCGCAGAAGCTGTGCGACTCGGCCGCCCGGTTCGAGACCCGGGCCGGCGGACGGCAGAACCCGACCTGGGTGCAGCGCACCGGCGGCGACTCGCTGTACGCCGTCGCGATCACCGGGCCGGCCGTCTACCTCGGCGGGCACCAGCGCTGGTTCGACAACCCGTACGGCACCGACGGCAACGGCCCCGGCCCGGGCGCGGTCTCCCGTCCCGGCATCGGTGCGGTCAGCCCGCGCACCGGAAAGGCCCTGCCCTGGAACCCGACCCGGTCCCGCGGCGTCGGCGTACGCGCCTTCCTCACCGTGCCGCAGGGCCTGCTCGTCGGCTCGGACACCGACCAGCTGGGCCGCGAATACCACGGCCGACTGGGAATGTTCCCCCTGAGCTGA
- a CDS encoding globin: MSAPVPEEVSLFAAIGGEPTFRRLVDKFYEGVADDPLLRPMYPEEDLGPAADRLTLFLMQYWGGPNTYSASRGHPRLRMRHAPFRVDPAARDAWLLHMREAVDSLGLPEPHHKALWDYLERAAYFMVNTMDPAEPAH, translated from the coding sequence GTGAGCGCACCCGTACCGGAAGAGGTCAGCCTGTTCGCCGCCATCGGTGGCGAGCCCACGTTCCGGCGCCTCGTCGACAAGTTCTACGAAGGGGTCGCGGACGACCCGCTGCTGCGCCCGATGTACCCGGAGGAGGACCTCGGGCCGGCCGCCGACCGGCTCACGCTCTTCCTCATGCAGTACTGGGGCGGCCCGAACACGTATTCGGCCTCCCGCGGGCACCCCCGGCTGCGGATGCGGCACGCCCCGTTCCGGGTCGACCCGGCAGCGCGGGACGCCTGGCTGCTCCACATGCGTGAGGCGGTCGACTCGCTCGGGCTGCCCGAGCCGCATCACAAGGCGCTCTGGGACTACCTGGAGCGGGCGGCCTACTTCATGGTGAACACGATGGATCCCGCGGAGCCCGCACACTGA
- a CDS encoding MFS transporter, with protein MSNDPARPSGPADEVTQSKGTVTFRDIFALPEYRALYLSTVVNWVGDYLSRAAVTVLVYHQSESVLLSAVSFAIGYLPWFFGPVLAALADRYPYRRIMIVSDLCRMVLIALLLIPGLPVPVMLLVLLLAGLGAPPTQAARSALLPVIVGRERLALALATNQTTGQAAQVFGYLVGATLAVALTPRIALGIDVATFALSALLIAFGVRRRPTVQAPSQRTHLLQETAEGFRLVFGHPALRSIAIVVFTATVFAIVPEGLAAAWAAEGTRDPATRGLDQGMIMAAGPLGFVIGGILFNRLVPAAERARLIPYLAVLPPLFLVPSLLGPPAEIVALLVMLSGVVQGALLPTLNATFVLALPQSFRARAFGVMNSGVQLSQFGAVMITGTLADHFWLPLVVGLWSIGGTLAMVVLAISWPSQQTFTEAVEAANRPEPAHQADGPGSARLPTTSVTPERPQPRR; from the coding sequence GTGTCGAACGACCCCGCACGGCCGAGCGGTCCGGCCGACGAGGTGACCCAAAGTAAGGGTACGGTAACTTTCCGCGACATATTCGCGCTGCCGGAGTACCGTGCCCTCTACCTCTCGACGGTGGTCAACTGGGTCGGCGACTACCTCTCCCGGGCCGCGGTGACCGTCCTGGTCTATCACCAGAGCGAGTCGGTCCTGCTCTCCGCGGTGTCGTTCGCGATCGGCTACCTGCCGTGGTTCTTCGGTCCCGTGCTGGCCGCGCTCGCCGACCGGTATCCGTACCGCCGCATCATGATCGTGTCGGATCTGTGCCGGATGGTGCTGATCGCGCTGCTGCTCATCCCCGGCCTGCCGGTGCCGGTGATGCTGCTCGTGCTGCTGCTCGCCGGCCTCGGCGCGCCGCCGACGCAGGCGGCGCGCTCGGCGCTGCTGCCGGTGATCGTCGGCCGCGAGCGCCTCGCCCTGGCGCTGGCCACCAACCAGACCACCGGTCAGGCCGCCCAGGTCTTCGGTTACCTGGTCGGCGCCACTCTCGCGGTGGCGCTGACACCGCGGATCGCGCTCGGCATCGACGTGGCCACGTTCGCCCTCTCGGCGCTGCTGATCGCGTTCGGTGTCCGGCGCCGGCCGACGGTCCAGGCCCCGAGTCAGCGCACCCACCTCCTGCAGGAGACCGCCGAGGGCTTCCGGCTCGTCTTCGGTCACCCGGCGCTGCGCTCGATCGCCATCGTGGTGTTCACTGCGACCGTCTTCGCCATCGTCCCGGAGGGCCTGGCCGCGGCGTGGGCCGCCGAGGGCACCCGCGATCCGGCGACGCGGGGGCTCGACCAGGGCATGATCATGGCGGCCGGCCCGCTCGGCTTCGTGATCGGCGGCATCCTGTTCAACCGTCTCGTGCCTGCCGCCGAGCGTGCCCGGCTGATTCCGTACCTCGCTGTTCTGCCGCCTCTATTTCTGGTTCCCTCTCTGCTCGGCCCGCCGGCCGAGATCGTGGCCCTGCTGGTGATGCTCTCCGGCGTGGTCCAGGGCGCCCTGCTGCCGACGCTGAACGCGACCTTCGTGCTGGCCCTGCCGCAGAGCTTCCGGGCCCGCGCCTTCGGCGTGATGAACAGCGGGGTCCAGCTGAGCCAGTTCGGCGCGGTCATGATCACCGGTACGCTCGCCGACCACTTCTGGCTGCCGCTGGTGGTCGGCCTGTGGAGCATCGGCGGCACGCTCGCCATGGTGGTGCTGGCGATCAGCTGGCCCAGCCAGCAGACTTTCACCGAGGCCGTCGAGGCGGCGAACCGGCCCGAGCCCGCCCATCAGGCGGACGGCCCGGGCTCGGCGCGGCTGCCGACGACGAGCGTCACACCCGAGCGGCCGCAGCCGCGCCGGTGA
- a CDS encoding mechanosensitive ion channel family protein gives MSVLSVVPPTPKPSSSVDVYVTPVCNDDVLCSRIYDWTGNEWFATSSYVVLIKPLRIAAIILIAMLVRWLLHRAISRLASTGSRAAMPALLKPLKEKVTVTAEEGQFIPERRRQRAEAIGSVLRSFVSAVVFTMAGLLVLGELGFNLGPLLASAGIVGVAIGFGAQSLVKDLIAGLFMLLEDQYGVGDTVDLGEATGVVESVGLRITTVRDARGVLWYIRNGEIIRVGNKSQGWAMVVIDIPIGFVNAEEAVGVLKAAAEGVAAEPEHQTEFLEPPEVVGVEQLTVDGAVIRTIAKTTADSQPVVQRELRRALTEALDASGISERIAASRLGPRSAIPPAWITGPENSSSSINDQRPGGAT, from the coding sequence GTGTCTGTTCTATCCGTCGTGCCCCCCACCCCCAAGCCGAGCAGCTCCGTCGACGTCTACGTGACCCCTGTCTGCAACGACGACGTGTTGTGCAGCCGGATCTACGACTGGACGGGCAACGAGTGGTTCGCCACGAGCAGCTACGTGGTCCTGATCAAGCCGCTGCGGATAGCCGCGATCATCCTGATCGCGATGCTGGTCCGGTGGCTGCTGCACCGTGCGATCTCCCGGCTGGCGTCGACCGGCTCGCGCGCCGCCATGCCGGCGCTGCTGAAGCCGCTCAAGGAGAAGGTGACGGTCACCGCCGAGGAGGGCCAGTTCATCCCGGAGCGGCGCCGTCAGCGGGCCGAGGCGATCGGTTCGGTGCTGCGCAGCTTCGTCAGCGCGGTGGTCTTCACGATGGCCGGTCTGCTGGTGCTCGGCGAGCTCGGCTTCAACCTGGGCCCGCTGCTGGCCAGCGCCGGGATCGTCGGCGTGGCCATCGGTTTCGGCGCGCAGAGCCTGGTCAAGGACCTGATCGCGGGCCTGTTCATGCTGCTGGAGGATCAGTACGGGGTGGGCGACACGGTCGACCTGGGTGAGGCCACCGGAGTGGTGGAGAGTGTCGGCCTGCGGATCACCACGGTGCGCGACGCCCGGGGTGTGCTCTGGTACATCCGCAACGGCGAGATCATCCGGGTCGGCAACAAGAGCCAGGGCTGGGCGATGGTCGTGATCGACATCCCGATCGGCTTCGTCAACGCCGAGGAGGCGGTCGGCGTGCTGAAGGCGGCCGCCGAGGGGGTCGCCGCCGAGCCGGAGCACCAGACCGAGTTCCTCGAGCCGCCGGAGGTGGTCGGGGTCGAGCAGCTGACCGTGGACGGCGCGGTGATCCGGACCATCGCCAAGACCACCGCGGACAGCCAGCCGGTCGTGCAGCGTGAGCTGCGCCGGGCGCTGACCGAGGCGCTGGACGCCTCCGGCATCTCGGAACGGATTGCCGCGTCGCGCCTGGGACCGCGCAGCGCGATCCCGCCGGCGTGGATCACCGGCCCGGAAAATTCCTCGTCTTCGATTAATGACCAGCGTCCGGGCGGGGCTACCTGA
- a CDS encoding HNH endonuclease: MPDIRPTVGSSALVLNATYEPLCVVSVRRATILLLTAKAECISDGDGMLHSAHQALPVPSVVRLTRYVKVPYRTHVGLSRRAIFARDGGRCAYCRGSAETIDHVFPRSRGGLHAWENVVAACAKCNHSKGDKTPAELGWRLHSLPAAPRGVAWRVLGHRTPDPRWMDWLDLPSATVEAEAA, from the coding sequence ATGCCTGACATACGACCCACAGTGGGCTCTTCCGCGTTAGTGCTGAACGCTACCTACGAGCCGCTGTGCGTCGTATCGGTGCGTCGGGCGACCATCCTCCTGCTGACCGCCAAGGCAGAGTGCATCTCCGACGGGGACGGCATGCTGCACAGCGCGCACCAAGCCCTCCCGGTTCCCTCCGTGGTCCGCCTGACGAGGTACGTGAAAGTGCCGTACCGGACGCATGTCGGGCTCTCCCGCCGGGCGATCTTCGCCCGTGACGGCGGCCGCTGCGCCTACTGCCGCGGCTCCGCCGAGACCATCGACCACGTCTTCCCGCGCAGCCGCGGTGGCCTGCACGCCTGGGAGAACGTGGTGGCCGCGTGCGCCAAGTGCAACCACAGCAAGGGTGACAAGACCCCGGCCGAGCTCGGCTGGCGGCTGCACTCCCTGCCGGCCGCCCCCCGCGGGGTCGCCTGGCGGGTGCTCGGGCACCGTACCCCCGATCCCCGGTGGATGGACTGGCTGGACCTGCCGTCCGCGACGGTGGAGGCTGAGGCGGCGTAA
- a CDS encoding class F sortase: MTSGPGRVPKSVQQKRPAQVITAPPPGVVTGPLPPTPSVPGRSPFQVPFPRRGRPPRPGRGRRGGPLGLIALALLFVGLFCVGMGLGVATGFNVGGLFRGPDEPPARSFPVLEPSRPERLTIPSIDVSAPVLEVGLANDGSVDVPPLKRHNEAGWFDGGPTPGQFGPALIVGHADTRTGPSVFHDLGELRSGAVIEVSRADGSVAVFEVNSVETFDKDRLPVHRVYGDYSRPSLRLMTCGGDWLGGREGYADNVIVFASLVDAREG, translated from the coding sequence ATGACCAGCGGACCCGGCCGGGTGCCGAAGTCGGTGCAGCAGAAACGGCCGGCGCAGGTGATCACCGCGCCACCGCCCGGCGTGGTGACCGGTCCCCTGCCGCCGACCCCGAGCGTCCCGGGTCGTTCCCCCTTTCAGGTGCCCTTTCCACGACGGGGCCGGCCACCACGGCCGGGACGCGGGCGCCGGGGTGGTCCGCTCGGCCTGATCGCCCTGGCGCTGCTGTTCGTCGGGCTGTTCTGCGTCGGCATGGGTCTCGGCGTCGCGACCGGCTTCAACGTGGGCGGCCTGTTCCGGGGGCCGGACGAGCCGCCGGCACGGTCCTTCCCGGTGCTCGAGCCGAGCCGGCCGGAACGACTCACCATCCCGTCGATCGACGTGTCCGCGCCGGTCCTCGAGGTCGGGCTGGCCAACGACGGCTCGGTGGACGTGCCGCCGCTGAAACGGCACAACGAGGCCGGATGGTTCGACGGCGGGCCGACCCCGGGACAGTTCGGGCCGGCTCTGATCGTGGGGCACGCGGACACGCGTACCGGGCCTTCGGTCTTTCATGACCTGGGCGAGCTGCGGTCGGGCGCGGTGATCGAGGTGTCCCGGGCGGACGGCTCGGTGGCCGTCTTCGAGGTGAACTCGGTGGAGACGTTCGACAAGGACCGGCTGCCGGTGCACCGCGTCTACGGCGATTACAGCCGGCCCTCGCTGCGGCTGATGACCTGCGGCGGCGACTGGCTCGGGGGCCGGGAGGGTTACGCCGACAACGTCATCGTCTTCGCCTCCCTGGTCGACGCCCGGGAGGGATGA
- the ctaJ gene encoding aa3-type cytochrome oxidase subunit CtaJ — MSVISTVLVFVIIPAAIIGAVAALVLNSSDKSKPSRRYRPGRPYDFPAMWFTAAPDRVAPVADGHRGLVIEDSSGAPVRPGPTGGASDSW, encoded by the coding sequence TTGTCAGTAATCAGCACCGTTCTGGTCTTTGTGATCATTCCGGCCGCGATCATCGGGGCGGTTGCGGCGCTCGTGCTCAACAGCTCGGACAAGTCGAAGCCGTCCCGCCGGTATCGCCCCGGCCGGCCGTACGACTTCCCGGCGATGTGGTTCACCGCAGCGCCGGACCGGGTCGCTCCCGTGGCGGACGGACACCGTGGACTGGTCATCGAGGACAGTTCCGGCGCTCCGGTCCGGCCCGGCCCGACAGGAGGCGCAAGTGACAGTTGGTGA
- a CDS encoding DUF5130 family protein encodes MTVGEVTPLEQPADGPFTTRQLLRLDEALRIADQATGLTFSIYLGDLGDPVRAAAEELHRQTRNHQRSVLIAVSPNQRKLEIVTGSEARKRISDRDAKLAGLSMAASFAGGDLAGGLLIGIDQLATHAGRS; translated from the coding sequence GTGACAGTTGGTGAGGTCACCCCGCTGGAGCAGCCGGCCGACGGTCCTTTCACGACCCGGCAGCTGCTCCGACTCGACGAGGCTCTCCGGATCGCCGACCAGGCGACCGGTCTGACCTTCAGCATCTACCTGGGCGACCTCGGCGACCCCGTCCGGGCCGCCGCCGAGGAACTGCACCGGCAGACCCGGAACCACCAGCGGTCCGTACTGATCGCGGTGTCGCCGAACCAGCGCAAGCTGGAGATCGTCACCGGGTCCGAGGCGCGCAAGCGCATCTCGGACCGGGACGCGAAGCTCGCCGGGCTGTCGATGGCCGCCTCGTTCGCCGGCGGCGACCTGGCCGGTGGCCTGCTGATCGGCATCGACCAGCTGGCCACCCACGCGGGCCGCTCCTAA
- a CDS encoding Uma2 family endonuclease: protein MLSQGAPVRWSAPEGRWTEPDLHLFPQDGHRYEIVDGGLHVSPPTDERHETLVESVVGTLRAAAPPGWWVCARLGIEIGTSNLVPDVTVLRPHSSGAIWVDPADVALVVEVEAEETRRYDRLLKPALYAAAGIPAYWRVEAGPVLRVHTLDGAEYRSDGSVEGAEQRKLDAPYPIRITPASWR, encoded by the coding sequence ATGCTGAGCCAGGGTGCCCCGGTGCGGTGGAGCGCACCGGAGGGCCGGTGGACCGAGCCGGATCTGCATCTGTTTCCCCAGGACGGACACCGGTACGAGATCGTCGACGGCGGACTGCACGTCAGCCCGCCGACGGACGAGCGGCACGAGACGCTGGTGGAGTCGGTGGTCGGCACCCTGCGGGCGGCCGCGCCGCCCGGCTGGTGGGTGTGCGCGCGGCTGGGCATCGAGATCGGCACCAGCAACCTGGTTCCGGACGTGACCGTGCTGCGGCCGCACTCGTCCGGCGCGATCTGGGTCGACCCGGCCGACGTGGCCCTGGTCGTGGAGGTCGAGGCGGAGGAGACCCGGCGTTACGACCGGCTGCTCAAACCGGCGCTGTACGCGGCGGCCGGCATCCCCGCCTACTGGCGGGTGGAGGCCGGTCCGGTGCTGCGCGTGCACACGCTGGACGGCGCGGAGTACCGGTCGGACGGCAGCGTCGAGGGCGCCGAGCAACGCAAGCTCGACGCCCCCTATCCGATCCGGATCACACCGGCCTCGTGGCGGTGA
- the pepN gene encoding aminopeptidase N, with the protein MAGVHNLTQVEAAERGRLLDVTGYDITLDLTGSETFRSTTVITFRCTEPGATTFVEAAAARINSATLNGAPVDISGWTPENGLPLSGLAAENTLVVDGDFKFSASGQGLQRSVDPVDQEVYLYSQFETADAQRTYACFDQPDLKSVFTWHATVPAHWKVVSNMPVEREEAAGDGVKAVHFATSARMSTYITAICAGPYHEVRDSHDGIELGVFCRASMAQYLDADDLFLITKQGFDFFHEQFGVRYPLPKYDQLWVPDFNAGAMENFGCVTHAESHYIFRSQVTDYEYEQRANTILHELAHMWFGDLVTMRWWNDLWLNESFAEWASHWCNTHATRFTDAWSTFLSIRKAWGYRQDQLSSTHPVYCEMPDLEAVEVNFDGITYAKGASVIKQLVAYVGLDPFLTGLRAYFAKHAWGNATFDDLLTELESASGRELRKFAQQWLETSQVNTLRPVVEVDADGRYTQVVVHQEAPTDYPTLRTHRIGLGLYDLDGDRLVRRELLEVDVAGERTEVAALAGVAAPDVLLVNDEDLTYAKLRLDERSLGTLVQHIAGFESALPRALCWAATWDMLRDAELAARDYVALVVAGLPAETDVNLTTATLRQAGMALTSFADPEWAPTGWGMLAGLAKDQLATAEPGSGWQLTWARSFITAARTAEQAVELRGWLTGETRPDGLVVDTELRWSLLQALAALGAATEEEIDAELASDRTASGEREAAIARALLPTPANKDRVWAELTGPKAPPNWLNRSLLQGFQSTRQVALTAPYAAKFFEVVGDVWARSDSEPAQEFATLAYPAYQISPETVALTDAWLSRDGQPASLRRLVAEGRDGILRALKAREKDRSAA; encoded by the coding sequence GTGGCCGGTGTTCACAACCTGACCCAGGTCGAGGCCGCGGAGCGTGGTCGCTTGCTCGACGTGACCGGGTACGACATCACTCTTGACCTGACCGGTTCCGAGACCTTCCGGTCCACGACGGTGATCACCTTCCGGTGCACGGAACCCGGCGCGACGACGTTCGTCGAGGCCGCCGCCGCGCGAATCAACTCCGCGACGCTGAACGGCGCACCGGTCGACATCAGCGGGTGGACCCCGGAGAACGGTCTGCCGCTGTCCGGCCTCGCCGCGGAGAACACCCTGGTCGTCGACGGCGACTTCAAGTTCTCGGCGAGCGGCCAGGGGCTGCAGCGCAGCGTCGACCCGGTCGACCAGGAGGTCTACCTCTACAGCCAGTTCGAGACGGCGGACGCGCAACGGACGTACGCCTGCTTCGACCAGCCCGACCTGAAGAGCGTCTTCACGTGGCACGCCACGGTGCCGGCGCACTGGAAGGTCGTGTCCAACATGCCGGTCGAGCGCGAGGAGGCGGCCGGCGACGGCGTCAAGGCGGTCCACTTCGCCACCTCGGCGCGGATGAGCACGTACATCACGGCGATCTGCGCCGGGCCGTACCACGAGGTGCGCGACTCGCACGACGGCATCGAGCTGGGCGTCTTCTGCCGCGCCTCGATGGCGCAGTACCTGGACGCCGACGACCTCTTCCTGATCACCAAGCAGGGCTTCGACTTCTTCCACGAGCAGTTCGGGGTGCGCTACCCGCTGCCCAAGTACGACCAGCTGTGGGTGCCCGACTTCAACGCCGGCGCGATGGAGAACTTCGGCTGCGTCACGCACGCCGAGTCGCACTACATCTTCCGCTCGCAGGTCACCGACTACGAGTACGAGCAGCGCGCCAACACGATCCTGCACGAGCTCGCCCACATGTGGTTCGGCGACCTGGTCACCATGCGCTGGTGGAACGACCTGTGGCTGAACGAGTCGTTCGCCGAGTGGGCCAGCCACTGGTGCAACACGCACGCCACCCGGTTCACCGACGCCTGGTCGACGTTCCTGTCCATCCGCAAGGCCTGGGGTTACCGGCAGGACCAGCTGTCCTCCACCCACCCGGTCTACTGCGAGATGCCGGACCTGGAAGCCGTCGAGGTCAACTTCGACGGCATCACGTACGCCAAGGGCGCCAGCGTGATCAAGCAGTTGGTGGCGTACGTCGGACTGGACCCGTTCCTGACCGGCCTGCGGGCGTACTTCGCCAAGCACGCCTGGGGCAACGCCACCTTCGACGACCTGCTCACCGAGCTGGAGTCGGCGTCCGGCCGGGAGCTGCGCAAGTTCGCTCAGCAGTGGCTCGAGACCTCGCAGGTCAACACGCTGCGCCCGGTCGTGGAGGTGGACGCCGACGGGCGTTACACCCAGGTGGTCGTGCACCAGGAGGCGCCGACCGACTACCCGACGCTGCGCACCCACCGGATCGGGCTCGGCCTCTACGACCTGGACGGCGACCGGCTGGTCCGCCGGGAGCTGCTCGAGGTGGACGTGGCCGGCGAGCGTACCGAGGTCGCCGCGCTCGCCGGGGTGGCCGCGCCGGACGTGCTGCTGGTCAACGACGAGGACCTGACGTACGCGAAGCTGCGGCTGGACGAGCGCTCGCTGGGCACCCTGGTGCAGCACATCGCCGGGTTCGAGTCGGCGCTGCCGCGGGCCCTGTGCTGGGCGGCCACCTGGGACATGCTGCGCGACGCCGAGCTGGCGGCCCGCGACTACGTGGCGCTGGTCGTCGCCGGGCTGCCGGCCGAGACCGACGTGAACCTGACCACGGCCACGCTGCGGCAGGCCGGCATGGCGCTGACCAGCTTCGCCGACCCGGAGTGGGCGCCGACCGGCTGGGGCATGCTGGCCGGCCTGGCGAAGGACCAGCTCGCCACCGCCGAACCGGGCAGCGGCTGGCAGCTCACCTGGGCGCGGTCGTTCATCACCGCGGCCCGCACCGCCGAGCAGGCGGTCGAGCTGCGCGGCTGGCTCACCGGCGAGACCCGTCCGGACGGCCTGGTGGTCGACACCGAGCTGCGCTGGAGCCTGCTGCAGGCGCTGGCCGCGCTGGGCGCCGCCACCGAGGAGGAGATCGACGCCGAGCTCGCCTCGGACCGGACCGCGAGCGGTGAGCGGGAAGCCGCGATCGCCCGGGCGCTGCTGCCCACGCCGGCCAACAAGGACCGGGTCTGGGCCGAGCTCACCGGGCCGAAGGCGCCGCCGAACTGGCTGAACCGGTCGCTGCTGCAGGGCTTCCAGAGCACCCGCCAGGTGGCTCTGACAGCGCCGTACGCGGCGAAGTTCTTCGAGGTGGTCGGTGACGTGTGGGCCCGCTCGGACAGTGAGCCGGCCCAGGAGTTCGCCACGCTGGCGTACCCGGCGTACCAGATCAGCCCGGAGACGGTGGCGCTCACCGACGCCTGGCTGAGCCGCGACGGTCAGCCGGCGTCGTTGCGCCGGCTGGTCGCCGAGGGACGCGACGGCATCCTGCGGGCCCTGAAGGCCCGGGAGAAGGACCGCTCCGCGGCCTGA